GCCTTCGCGGGCATGACACTCGCCGGAGCCATTCTGCTCGGCGCGGTGCTGGCGCCCACCGACCCCGTACTTGCGGGCGAAGTACAGGTCGGCCCGCCGACCGAGGGCGACGAACAGCCGGTACGCTTCACCTTGACGACCGAGGCGGGGCTCAACGACGGATTGGCGTTCCCCTTCGTCTATCTCGGCCTGCTCCTCGGGAGCAGCGGATTCTCCGCGGCAATGCTCGGCGAATGGCTGCTTGTCGATGTCTTCTACCGGATTGCCGTGGGTGTGCTCGGGGGCGCCGCCATCGGCTGGCTCCTCGCGCGCGTCCTTTTCGTGATCCCGCGCGGCAACGTCCTCGCCGACACCGCGTCGGGGGTGCTTTCGATTGCCGGCGTCCTCTTTTGCTATGGCGCAACCGAACTCGCCGAAGGCTATGGCTTCATCGCCTGCTTCGTCGCCGGTATTGTCCTCCGCCGGGTTGAAGCCGAGCATGAATTCCATGGCCGTCTCCACAGTTTCAACGAGGCGATCGAACTGGCGCTCACCGCGCTGTTGCTGCTTCTGGTCGGTGCGACCTTTCCGCGGCTTTTCGGCATACTCGACTGGGCGCATGCCGGCATTGCGCTGGGACTGATATTCCTCGTCCGGCCGATCGCAGGCTGGGTCGGCCTGGCGCGCACGGGACTTGCGGCCCGCGAACGCCTTTTCGTGGCATTTTACGGGATACGGGGTGTCGGCTCGATCTATTATCTCGCCTATGCGGGGAGCCATCTCGAACTGGTCAACGAAGGACAGCTTTGGGCTACGATCCTTCTGACCATCCTGCTGTCGACGATCGTCCATGGCTTTACGGCGGGGCCGATCGTCGATCATGTCGCGAAACGCCGCGCGCGGTGAGGCCGCGGGCGAAGGCGAAGCTTTTCAGGCCGATCCCTCAGCCAACGTGGCCGCCATGACATCCCGGTCGTCGGCGCGACCGGCGTCCCCCAATATTATTCGGGTTGCGGCGACGGGAAAATCTGCTGATCAATCCGTATCGGGGCAGGCGGGGCGCAGGCATGGTGTCGAAGCATAATATATTGATCGTCGACGATCACCGCATCACCCAGAGCGGGTTGCGGTTCCTGTTCGGGTCGCTCGACCGCTATACGGTCGTGGGCGCGCTCGATCGCGGCGCGACGGTCAACGCCTTCGTCCAGTCGCAGCCCGTCGACCTGGTGATCCTCGACCTCAATCTGCCCGACGTGCGCGGGATCAACGTGCTCGCCGAAATCGTGGGTTCGCGCGACATGACTGTCATCATCCTGACCGGCGAAACGCATGTGAATGAGATTCATTCGGCGCTGAAGCTCGGCGCGCGCGCGATCGTCAGCAAATCGGACTCGCTCGACCATATCGTTGCCGCGTGCGACGCGGCGCTGGCGGGTGAAATCTATGTCTCGCCGCATATCGGCGAGGCACTCGGCAAGTTCCAGCAGCCGCCGGTCGCGCTATCGTCGCGGCAAATGGCGATTCTTCACTATCTGGCGCAGGGCGAGACGAACAAGGAAATCGCCTATCGGCTGGCGATCGCGCCGCCGACGGTGTCGTTCCATATCGCCGAACTGCGGCGCAAGCTCGACGTCCCGCACAACCGAAAGATCGTCGAGCGGGCGAACGAGTTAAACCTGCTCTGATCTTGCTGAAACAGCGCCTAAAAGCGGGTGGAGCGCCATTTCGCGGCATGCGGGCTTGACCGCCATCATCGTGACGAGCTGGCTGAGCCGCCCGCGCGTCACGGTCGTGTCGTCATAGGTGAGCGCGATCGTCGGGCCGCTCGCAGCGGCATCGAGTCCGGCCTCGAACGCCGTGCGGTCGTCGAAATCGAGCAGCGCCCAGCCGTCGAGCTCCGCCCGCAAGGCTTCGGCGGACACCGGAGTGACCGACGGAAAAGCCGCGGGCAGCGCGATCCGGATCTCGGTTCCGGCGGCACTCGATGCGACAATTTTCAGCGATCCGCGCAGCGTGCTGATGATGCGCTGCGCCGATCCGAAGCCCGACCCGCTGCCTTCGTCGCTTTCATCGGCGCGGATGCGGGTCATGATGCCGTCGTTCAGCGCCGCGACCAGTTCGGCGGGCATTCCGCCTCCGCTGTCGCGGACCGTGATGATGGCGCAGCCATCCTCGATCGCGAGCGAGAGGCTCGCCCCTCCGGTGTGGGTATATTTGTAACTGTTGCTCAGCAGGTTCGCGAGTGCGCGCATCAGCAAGGGCCGGTCGGAAATGATCGTCACCTTGTCCGGAACAAGGACGTCCAGCGTCAGCTTCTTGCCCGCGAAGGGGGTCTTGAACATCATCGATAGGGGTTCGACGAGCGCCTCGGCGCGAAAGCTGCTTAGCGCGACGAAGCCCGTATCGCTTGCGGCGATATTGGCGCCCGAGATAGTCGTCGAAACGATCTCGTTCAAATAGTCGGCCGAACTTTCGAGCATCTCGACCAGCTCGTCGTCGGCATCGGCGCGCTTCTGGCGCTTGAGGACCTCGACAGCGCTGTTGAGCGCCAGGATCACCTGCCGGCTGTCGTGTCCCGATGCGTGGAGCAACGCATTCTGGCTGTTGACGGTTTCGAGCGCGAAGGCCTTTTCCTCGGCGAGCCGCGCGGCACGCTCGCTGATTTCCAGCCGTTCGGTCAGCGACTGCGCATACTTCCAGTCGGCGACGAGCTTGTCGCGCTGGATTTTCTTGAGGTTCAGCCCCAGCGCGATTGTCACCATGACCGATTCAAACAGCCCGATCGGCCCGGCGAGGTGCCAGTTGATCGGCAACCATGCGAAAATGCCCATCGACGCAATCGCCGCATAGATGATGAAGAGCGCAAGGCTCGCCCAGCCTACAAAGAGCGGCCAGAGCTGGACGCCGAGCTGTTTCATTGCCGCATAGCCGACGAAGGGCAGGAACAATGCGACCGCCACCGCGACCAGCCAGGTCGCGATGTGCAGCAGGAAGCGCAGCTCGGGGGGATAATATGCGAGGCCCGGCTGGAAGAGCATGATCGCGAGCGCGAACCAGATCAGCGCCTTCAGGACCAGGTCGCGCCGTGGGAAATGGGTAGGGGTGTCGACGAAGCTCCGACAGAATTGCGCCATCGACGCGGCAAAGCCGCATTTGATGAAATCCTCCACCGCCAGCCCCGTCAGCGGTTTGTCGTAGAGGAAGAAGATCGTGATATAGCCTTCCGAATGGACCGTGTTCAGCGCAAAAAAAGCCTCGGCGACCGCGAGCCAGAGAAATTCCTTGAAACCCGTGATCGAGAAGAAGAGGAAATTGAGCAGCAGCAGCGTCAGCGCGCCGACCACGACGCCCGACACCATCGAGATATTCGCCCGCCGCTCCTTGAAGAAGGTGCCATAGCTGTTGATCTTGAGCGGCATATAGGTCGAATTTTCCGAAATAAACTCGATAGCGACCAGCGTGGTCTGGCGCGGGCCGAGGATCAGTTCGGAACTGAAGGCCTGATATGTGCCGAGATTTTGCCGAGCGGCCTGAGGGTCCGTGCCATCGACGATCAAGGCGAGGCGCCCGCCCTTGGCTTCATAGAGCCGGAAGTGTTTGAGCGACCCGCGGCCCGTGGTCAGAATCCAGCTTCCTTGCTCGTCGCTGGCGTTGCGGACCTGTAGCAGAACGACGGTGCGCGTGCCCGGCGGCCCGAAGTGGATGGTCGAACCTTCCACCTGCTGCAGCGGACCCCGCAGGATGGCGTTTAATCGAGGCGTCCGGATGTCGCCGGGGCGCTTGGCGAAGCGTATGAAAGGCGCCAGATTCGGCGCATCCTCATGTGCATGCAGTTCGAGCACGGGCAATGTGTTCGTGGCGCCCCACGCCGGCTGCACCAGCCCGAGCAGGGTGAAAAACAGGACGGCAAGCAGGCTTCGCATGATGGGCACCCGTCGTTTGATTGCGGGGCCAGCGGTTCCCTCATGTCCACGGGGCACAGGCGCGCGAAGCCGCGCGCTCCCCGAATATCAGCGACCCACCCCCCGGTGACGGGGTCACCGTAACGGCCGCACCGCCGGGTGTGCAAGCATGACGTCAACGGTCCGTCGCAAATTTACCCAAAAAAACATTGGGTAGACGCTCGGGGGAGCCACGACCTAGTCAACGCGCACAAAGCTGAGAGATGCGAGCCATCCCATCAGCCGGGGCGCATAATTTTTGGGGGGTGGGGTGGACCAGCCGGAGGACGCGACGTCCTCCGGCGAACCCCTCGCCATGCTTGAATGTCGAGGGGAGTCATTATCATGTCGCGTATTTCGAAATCCCGCCTGCTGGCCACCAGCGCGATCGTCGGCCTGTCGATCGGCCAAATCGCGGCGCCCGCTGCCGCGCAGGAGTCCTTCGGCATCCACAACGACCAGCCCGAACTGCTGGAAATCGTGATCGAAGAGGAAGATCCAGATGTCGAGGGTCTCGACATTGGCATCTATGCCGACAATGGCCCTGTCACCGTCGACAATGCCGGCGAGATTCGCGGCCTCGGCACCAGCATCGGCAGCGCCGAAAGCCGCCCCAGCGGCGGTATCGTTATCGCGCAGCCCGGATCGAGCGTCACCAACCGCGACAGCGGCGAAATCATC
This DNA window, taken from Sphingopyxis sp. PAMC25046, encodes the following:
- a CDS encoding cation:proton antiporter, translated to MNEQAFFGLSAYHFAMMLVGVGVIAAFWLPRFLSGREPAASALLILFGIAIHWAMPDVWRALDPREVPKLWEVASELAVIVALFGTGIRIDDLAHYRRWRPTVRLLAAAMPLTIAAVALMGWAFAGMTLAGAILLGAVLAPTDPVLAGEVQVGPPTEGDEQPVRFTLTTEAGLNDGLAFPFVYLGLLLGSSGFSAAMLGEWLLVDVFYRIAVGVLGGAAIGWLLARVLFVIPRGNVLADTASGVLSIAGVLFCYGATELAEGYGFIACFVAGIVLRRVEAEHEFHGRLHSFNEAIELALTALLLLLVGATFPRLFGILDWAHAGIALGLIFLVRPIAGWVGLARTGLAARERLFVAFYGIRGVGSIYYLAYAGSHLELVNEGQLWATILLTILLSTIVHGFTAGPIVDHVAKRRAR
- a CDS encoding response regulator transcription factor, whose amino-acid sequence is MVSKHNILIVDDHRITQSGLRFLFGSLDRYTVVGALDRGATVNAFVQSQPVDLVILDLNLPDVRGINVLAEIVGSRDMTVIILTGETHVNEIHSALKLGARAIVSKSDSLDHIVAACDAALAGEIYVSPHIGEALGKFQQPPVALSSRQMAILHYLAQGETNKEIAYRLAIAPPTVSFHIAELRRKLDVPHNRKIVERANELNLL
- a CDS encoding sensor histidine kinase — encoded protein: MRSLLAVLFFTLLGLVQPAWGATNTLPVLELHAHEDAPNLAPFIRFAKRPGDIRTPRLNAILRGPLQQVEGSTIHFGPPGTRTVVLLQVRNASDEQGSWILTTGRGSLKHFRLYEAKGGRLALIVDGTDPQAARQNLGTYQAFSSELILGPRQTTLVAIEFISENSTYMPLKINSYGTFFKERRANISMVSGVVVGALTLLLLNFLFFSITGFKEFLWLAVAEAFFALNTVHSEGYITIFFLYDKPLTGLAVEDFIKCGFAASMAQFCRSFVDTPTHFPRRDLVLKALIWFALAIMLFQPGLAYYPPELRFLLHIATWLVAVAVALFLPFVGYAAMKQLGVQLWPLFVGWASLALFIIYAAIASMGIFAWLPINWHLAGPIGLFESVMVTIALGLNLKKIQRDKLVADWKYAQSLTERLEISERAARLAEEKAFALETVNSQNALLHASGHDSRQVILALNSAVEVLKRQKRADADDELVEMLESSADYLNEIVSTTISGANIAASDTGFVALSSFRAEALVEPLSMMFKTPFAGKKLTLDVLVPDKVTIISDRPLLMRALANLLSNSYKYTHTGGASLSLAIEDGCAIITVRDSGGGMPAELVAALNDGIMTRIRADESDEGSGSGFGSAQRIISTLRGSLKIVASSAAGTEIRIALPAAFPSVTPVSAEALRAELDGWALLDFDDRTAFEAGLDAAASGPTIALTYDDTTVTRGRLSQLVTMMAVKPACREMALHPLLGAVSARSEQV